The following proteins are co-located in the Gossypium hirsutum isolate 1008001.06 chromosome A02, Gossypium_hirsutum_v2.1, whole genome shotgun sequence genome:
- the LOC107951574 gene encoding putative nuclease HARBI1 has protein sequence MDRNQHQNAIVGVVASVLAFGALWIKKLKTRKEITSHPRVNRDYERENYINSILYSGDRHCIDMIRMRPVAFFNLCDILSRNNLLQSTKSVNIREQVVIFLYIIGHNVRFRVIGSRYYRSTETIHRYFRVVLRAVLKLYKLVIRLPDESTPSEIRNNPRFYPYFKDCIGALDGTHVRASVPLNIQGRFRSRKGGTTQNVLAAITFDLKFSYVLAGWEGSAHDSRILSDALSRPRGLKIPEGKYYLADAGYGIRNGYIIPYRGVRYHLKEFSAQGPENEKELFNLRHSSLRITIERVFGILKKRFRVLDAEPFWNFQTQVDIVLACCIIHNHIMGVDPSDLLNQELYEEPESDLIISTLTE, from the exons atggatcgtaatCAACATCAAAATGCAATTGTCGGAGTcgtggcttcagttttagcttttggggctctctggataaaaaaattaaaaactaggaaGGAAATTACTTCTCACCCTCGTGTAaatcgagattatgaaagagaaaattatattaatagtattttatatagtggtgaccgGCATTGTATTGATATGATAAGGATGAGACCGGTTGCattttttaatttgtgtgatattcttagtagaaataatttgttacaatcaactaaatcggtgaatattagggagcaagtagttatatttttatatataattggtcataatgtaaggtttcgagtgataggatctagatattatagatcaactgaGACAATTCACCgttactttagggttgtattgagagctgttttgaaattgtataagctagttattagattacctgatgagtcaactcctagtgaaatcagaaacaatccaaggttttatccttattttaaagattgtattggagcattagatggaactcatgttcgtgcatccgttccacttaacattcaaggaagatttcgtagccgtaaaggggggacgacacaaaatgtattggctgccattacatttgatttgaaattttcctatgttctagctggttgggaaggtagtgcacatgattctcgtattttaagtgatgcactttcacgcCCAAGAGGATTAAAAATTCCGGAAG gtaaatattatcttgctgatgctggatatggcaTCCGTAATGGATATATTATCCCATATCGTGGTGttcgatatcatttaaaagagtttagtgcTCAGGGGCCTGAAAATGAaaaggaactctttaatcttcgtcattcatcattgcgaatcactattgaacgtgtttttgggattttgaagaaacggtttcgtgtattagatgctgaaccattttggaattttcaaactcaagtagatatagttttggcttgttgcatcattcataatcatatcatgggagttgatcctagtgatttacttaatcaagaaTTATACGAGGAGCCTGAGTCTGATTTGATAATATCAACTCTTACGGAgtga